The genomic stretch TCTGGTCCGCGATCAGCACCGACCGGCAGGCCAGACAGGCGTCGATGACGGTGTCCACCGTCGCGGCCGAGAAGACCTGGCCCGTCGGGTTCTGCGGCGAGGTGATCAGGACGGCCCGGATGTCCTCGCGCATGGCCGCGCGGAACTCGTCGAGGTCCAGTTCGTCGACGAACGGCTGGCTGGCGACGTACCGTACGCGCGCCGCACCGTCCTCCACGGTCATCTTCGTGGCTATGTCGATGGACGGGTTCGTCGTCAACAGGGTGCCGCCCTCGATCAGCGCGGCCCGGATGGCACGGTCCAGGGCCGCGCTGCCGGAGAAGGTGACGAAGCCGTGGATGCCGGCGTCGTCGCGTATCCCGAGGAAACCACGGACCACGGCGACCAGTTCGCGTTCCCAGGACATCCGGTCCGGCCGGTGCGGACTGAGACTGTCCACGGCGAGCGTCCGGCGAATCGTCGCCTCGTCGGTGAGCACGTCCACTAGCCAGGTGGGCAGCGACAGCTGCGGATAACCCGGTCCGAGGTCGACCGCCGCGGTCATGGCGACGAACCGCTCCTGCTCCGTCAGCCCCGCGCCGAGGAGCAGGTCACGGCCCACTTCCCGAGCCGCCGTCACACCAGCAGGCCCGCCAGTGCGAGATCTTCGAGGCCGAGGCCGATGGAGCGGAAGTAGCGGGTCCGCCCCGTCCCCGACGTGGTAGGTGCGGACAGCATCTCGGGCAGATCGGCGATGATGCTCGCCGCGTCCCAGCCGACCTGCTCCCGTGCGAGCACCATGTCTGCGGCCCAGGCCGGCGTGGTCATCCGGTAGTCGCAGTAGACGTCCAGATCGGGCAGGCAGTGCGGAGGGATCTCGTGTGCCGAGGGACCGTCCGTGCCGACCGCAGTGATCAGGGCGGTCGGCGCGACCAGGCCCGGATCCAGGACCGGAGTCGACGACGAGGTGCAGAGCATCACCACGTCGGCGTCCCTGACCGCGTCCTCGACGGAGGTCGCGAAGCCGGCGGCCGGGTCGATCGCCGCGAGCGCCTCCCGCCGGGCCGCCGCAGCCGCGTCGATCGTCCCGGCTCCGCTGATCGACGGTGAATAGAAGCGGATCGACTCCCACTGCCCGACCTGCAGAACGTACCGGGCGTGCGACTCGGCGATCGGGCCGGTGCCGATGATCGCCACACGACCGCTGCGGGGACGAACGAGGGCGCGTACCGCGAGGGCCGTGGTGGCACCGGTGCGCGCGGCCACGAGCCGCCGGGAGTCGCAGAGCAGCAGGGGACGACCGGTCTCGGCCGAGAGCACCAGTGTGTACGCGGTCACCGGGTCCTCCCCCGCCTCGGCGAGCTGTGCCAGGTAGGGGGAAACGGTGACACCGAGGTGTCGGGCACGCAGGACCGCAGCGGGGTAGTAGATGACGTCGCCCCGTTCGCCCGGCAGCACCGCCACCGACTGGGCCGGTTGCACCGTGTCGCCCGCCGCGAGGCCGACGAACGCGGCCTCGATGGCCGCCAGCACGTCGACCTCGTCGAGCGCTGCGCGTACTGCGTCGTCGTCGAGGAACTTCACGTTATTCCGCGTTTCCTTTCCCAGAGGCGGGAGCCGAGCGGTACAGCGCGAAGTCACGGCCGTTCGGCTGGTGGTAGATCGACCATTGCTGACGGAACAGCCCTCTGTCCACCATGGACTGCCAATTGTCGCCCAGGCTGTTCCCGTTGGCTTCCCACCATCGGGTGAAGAACCAGGCGGAGAACGGGTCGTCGACCGGAAAAGACGGATGGGCTGCCACGATGTCGGCCACCCGGGTCGGTGGGAACATCGCCTCCGCTATGCGGCGCAACTCGGCGGTCAACCCGGAACCGTTGGTGAACTCCTCCTTGCGCCGGTCGGCCACGTGCGCCGGCAACAGCGTCCGCGCGAACTCGCGCAGCGCCCACTTGCGCACCGGTACGCCGTTCACGGTGCGGATCTTGTCGGCGACCGGCAGCTCCCGCGCGTGCCGCATGACCGGGGTGCACAGGAACGGCACCCGCACCTCGACGCCGTGCGCCATGGTGCAGCGGTCCAGCCGCAGGCACTCCGACACGCCCAGATCCGCCTGGTACTGCAACAGCATCGAGTCGAGGTAGGGCGTCGGCACTTCCTGGAACTCGTCGTACCCGCCGAACAGTTCGTCGGCGCCCTCGCCGGAGAGCAGCACCTTCGTCCCCTCCTGACGGGCGGCACGCGCGGTGAGGTAGGTCCCGACCCCTGCCATGACCGTCCACCGCTCGAAGGATCCGGTGGCCTCGACCACCCGGTCGACGATCTCTGGCAGTTCGTCGGGGTCGACGATGATCTCGTGGTGTTTGGTGCCGAGCATCTCCGCGACCTGCCGCGCCGCCGTCAGATCGGTGCTGGATCCGGTGCCGCAGGTGAAGGTCTCGACCGCGCCCGCCCCGACGAACTCGGTCGCGATGCGGGCGATCAGTGAACTGTCCACTCCCCCGCTGAGCATGCACCCCCACCTGACCTCATGGGGGAGCTGCTCGGCGACCGAGGCTGTCAGCAGGTCACCCAGGGCCCCTTGGAGGGTGTGCTCATGGACGATTCGCCGCCCTTCGCCGGAGGTGCTCCACACCGTGCCGGGTGGTACCCGCCGGACCTGCCGGCGCAGCTCGGGCGGGAACGCCGCGAGGGTGCTCGCCACGTACCGGCCCCGCGACGTGTCGCACCAGTACAGCGGCTTGATGCCGACCTGGTCCACGGCCACCACGAGCTCCCGGCGCCGCAGATCCGCCAGGCAGATCGCGAACATTCCTTCCAGATGGTCGGCGAAGCTCAGGCCGTACCGCTGATAGAGAAAGTGGATGATCTCGCCGTCGTTGCCACTGCGCGGGGTGAGACCGTACCGCTCGATCAGTCGGTCGGCGTTGTAGATGGCCCCGTTGAAGACCACGACGACGGACCCGTCAGCGGAACCGAGGGGCTGGTGGCCGCCGTCGAGTCCGCTGATCGCCAGGCGGTTCACGCCCAGCGCACAGAACCCGAGATCGACGCTTGCGGTCTGGTCCGGTCCGCGTGCCGCCTGGGCACGCAGCGCCGCGGTGATGAAAGCGTCGTCGACCGGGTATGAAGCAGCGATGCCACACATCTCACCGACTCCTCGGCGTGGCTCTGGATGTCCACGCATGGCGCTCCTGGTCGGCGCAGCGCGGTTGTCGGCGGGGACCGACACGCCCCGGTGAGCGCCAGCCTCCTGCAGTGAGCAGCACGGTACCGGACGTGACGTCGTCGACAACGCCACAACCGGGTTCCCGACAGACAGTCGGGGCGGTTCTTCCGGAGGCGGCCCCATCGCCCGTCCCCCGCTGGCGGGGAAAGCGCAAAGAGCCGCGTGGCGATGTGCCGCGCCGTCGTCGCCGGGTGACTGTGCGGTACGCCCGCTTCTCAGTAGGCTCCGACGAATGGATCAGGGAGAGCGCCCTGATCCATCGGTGGGGGTGGCGAGATGGCGGTGCATCACGAGTCGGCGTTCGGTGACGCGATCCTCGCCGCGCTGCTGGGCGACGGCTGGTTGGAGGGCGACCCGGCCGATTACCGTCCCGAGCTCGGTCTCGACACCGCGCAGCTGTTCATGTTCATCGGCGCGACCCAGCCCGACGAGTGGGAGGACCTGGTCACCTACTACGGCGGGGACCGGGACGCCGCCCAGCGCGGTTTCACCAAGCGGCTCGACCAGGCGATCGCCGACACCGGTCTGCTGGACGTGCTCCGCAAGGGCGTCAAGGACCACGGGGTACGCATCCGGCTCGCGTACTTCAAGCCGTCGTTTGTGGAGTCGGAGGCGATCCTGGCCGACTACCGGCGCAACCGGCTCACCGTGGTCCGGGAGTTGGCGTACGCGACCAAGCAGGCCGACCGGGGCCACCGGCTCGACCTGACGCTGTTCCTCAACGGCATCCCGGTGGCCACCGCCGAGCTGAAGAACCCGCTCACCGGCGCCGGAGTCGAGCACGCCAAGGAGCAGTACCGCACCGATCGCGACCCGACCGAGCTGATCTTCTCCCGCCGGGTGGTGGCGAATTTCGCCGTCGACCCGGACCTGGTCTTCGTCACCACCCAACTGAGGGGTGCGAAGACCTGGTTCCTGCCGTTCAACACCGGCAGCGAGGGTCCGGGACGCCCCGGCGGGGAGGGCAACCCGCCGGCCGACGGGTACGGCAGGTACGCCACCTCCTATCTGTGGGAGGAGATCTGGCAACGGGACAACTGGCTCGACCTGTTGGAACGCTTCGTGCACCTGCATCAGGAGAAGGGCGCGGACGGTCGTACCCGAAAGACTCTGATCTTCCCGCGTTATCACCAGTGGCACGCGGTGAAGCGGCTGACCGCGCATGCGGCCCGGCACGGCGCCGGGCACCACTATCTGGTGATGGCCTCGGCCGGCTCGGGCAAGTCGAACACCATCGCCTGGCTCGCGCACCGGTTGTCGTCGCTGCACACCCCGAACGATCCGGCGGCGCTCGACCCGGACGCGCTCGCTGCCGGTGTCACGCCGGGCAGCCCGGTCTTCGACAAGGTCCTCATCATCACCGACCGGCGGAACCTGGACTCCCAACTACGGGACACGGTGGGGAGCTTCGAGCAGACCGCCGGGCTGGTCGTGAAGATCGACGAGCGGCACGGCGCGAAGTCGGAGCAGCTCGCCAAGGCGCTCTCGCAGGAGACCGGCAAGATCGTCACGGTCACGCTGGCCACCTGGCCGGCCCTCAAGGACTACCTCCAGCGCAACCCTACCGAGATCCGCGGCAGCCGGTTCGCGATCGTCGTGGACGAGGCGCACTCCTCGCAGGCGGGCGAAGCCGCCACCGACGTGCGGCGGGTGCTGCGCGACCTCGGCCTGGACACGGACTCCGACGAGGCGGGCGCGACCAGCGCCGCCGGGCCACGGACCGCCGAGGAGAAGTTGGCGGCGAGCGTCCGTAAGCGGCAGCGCAGCGCGAACATCTCCTACTTCGCCTTCACCGCCACGCCGAAGGCCAAGACCCTGGAACTCTTCGGCACGCTCGGCGCCGACGGCAAGTACCACCCGTTCCACACCTACTCGATGCGGCAGGCAATCGAGGAGGGCTTCATCCTCGACCCGCTGCGCAACTACGTCACCTATGACACGTACTGGAAGCTGGTCAACGAGAACCCGGACGAGAAGGAGGTCGACTCGTCCAAGGCGAACAAGGAGCTTGCCCGGTACGCGCTGACCCACAGTTCCACCGTGGCCCAGCACGCGCAGATCATCGTCGAACACTTCCGCGCGCACACCGCCGGGCGGCTCGGTGGCCGGGCGAAGGCGATGGTCGTCACCGCCTCCCGGCAGAGTGCCGTGCAGATGTCCCGGGCGATCAAGCGGTACCTCGCCGATTGTGACTACCCCGACCCGGGGGTGTTGGTCGCATTCTCCGGCACGCTCAGCTACGAGGGCGAGGAGGTCACCGAGTCGAAGGAGAACGGCGGGCTGGCGGAGAGCAACCTGCCCAAGGCGTTCGCCTACACCCGGGCCGACGACCGGACCGGCCGCGCCGGCACCGCTGCGGGCCAGCGCGAATACCGCATCCTGGTGGTCGCGGAGAAGTACCAGACCGGCTTCGACCAGCCGCTGCTCACCACCATGTACGTCAACAAGAAGCTCACCGGTGTCTCGGCCGTGCAGACGTTGTCCCGACTCAACCGGACCGCCGACCGCAAGAGCCAGGGTGACCTGGCGGTGCTGGACTTCGTCAACGACGCCGAGGACGTCAAGGAGGCGTTCCGGCCCTACTTCGAGAAGGCGGAGACGCTGCCCTCGGACCCGAACCTGCTCTACACCGCGCAGAGTCGGGTGATGTCCGCGCAGTTGCTGGTCGAGGCGGAGATGCAGGCGTTCGTGGAGGCGTACCTGGCGGCCGAGGAGCAGGCCGTCGGGAACGCGGCGAAGTGGGAGAAGCTGCACGCCGAGCTCTATCGGCACCTTCAGCCCACCGTCGACCGCTTCGACGAGCTGCTCCACGGTGAGGACGAGGGCGATGGTGAGGCGGCCGAGGAGTTCCGCGCCGACCTCACCGACTACGTCCGCAAGTACGGCTTCCTCGCCCAGATCGTGCCGTACACCGACACGGAGCTGGAACGGCTCTACCTCTATGGCCGGCACCTGCTCAACCGGTTGCCCCGACGTGGCGACGGCGGCGTCGACATCGGTGAGGTCGACCTCAGCCACCTGCGGGTGGAGAAGACCGGCGAGCACGACGTCAGCCTCGCCCCCGAGGGCGCGGCCGAGATGAAGGGCTTCGGCGACGGCTCCGGCGGTGCCAGTGAACCGGAGAAGACCCTGCTCTCCGCGCTCATCGAGCGGTTCAACGAGCGGTTCGGCACCAGCTTCAGCGACGACGACGTGGTCAAGCCGCTGAACGAGGCGATGGCCGAACCCAAGGTCCGGCAGGCCGCCGTCGCCAACGACGAGGAGAACTTCGGTCACGTCTTCATCCCGGTCTTCGAGGAGAAGATGATGGACCACTTCGAGAGCGCGGCCGAGCTCGGCCGCCGCTACCACGGGCCGCAGTCCGACTTCCGCAGCTCGCTCAACCGCAGCGCCCGCAGCGCCGCCTGGCGGCTGATCCGCCGCCAGGAGGGAGTCGTCGACGGCGAGGCCGCCTGATGCGGGCAGAGTCGATCGCGGGCCGGTACGAACGGGTCGAGGAGATCGGCGCCGGTGGGATGGGGCAGGTCTGGCGCGGCTACGACAGCGTCCTCGACCGTGAGGTCGCCATCAAGCTCATCCGCCCCGACGCCGTACACAGCCCGGAACAGGCCGATGAACTGGCCAGGCGGTTCCGCCGCGAGGCCCGCGTCACCGCCCGTATCCAGCACCACGGCGTGCCCCAGGTGTACGACGCCGTCCTCGACCGCTCCTACGACCGGCTCTACCTGGTGATGGAGTTCGTCCGGGGCACTGCCCTGCGAGCCTTCATCGACCCGCAGCAGCCGCTACCGGCCACCTGGGCCGCCGCGATCGCCGCGCAGATCTGCACGGTCCTGTCCCACGCCCACGCCGTCCCCGTCGTGCACCGTGATCTCAAGCCCGACAACGTCCTGGTCACCGCAGACGGAGCGATCAAACTCCTCGACTTCGGCATCGCCGCCATCCTGCGCACAGACGTCACCCGGCTCACCGCGACCGGCAGTGCCATCGGCACGCACCACTACATGTCGCCCGAGCAGATCCATGGTGCGCAGATCACGCCACAGAGCGACCTGTACGCCCTCGGCTGTGTCCTGCACGAGCTCCTCACCGGGCAACGGGTCTTCGTCGGCGGCAGCGACTTCGAACTGTGGCGTCAGCACGTCACCGAGCCGCCCCCGCCCCTGCGTACGCTCCGCCCCGACGTGCCCACAGCGATCGAGGAAGTGGTCCTCGAACTGCTGGCCAAGGCGCCCGAGGACCGTCCCGCAGAGGCCTACGACGTCTACGAGCGGCTGCTGCCCTTCCTGCCCCTGCCCGGATCGACACCGACCGTCTCCCACTCCGCACACCGCACCATGCCCGATCCGACGCTGGTGTACCGGCGACCCAACGTGCCGCGCCGTCGGCCCGAGCCCGCACCCGTGGTACCGGCACCACGCAGCGAGACGCCGGCAGCCGACCCAGCGGCGATGCTCCGGACCGACGCGCGGGACGCGATCCGGGCAGCGGTCACTCGGTCGGACGACCTGTTGGCCGACGAACGCTTCACCCAGGCGGCGGAGCTGCTCGAACAGGTCATCGGCCCCGCCAGTGCCGCTCTCGGCGCCGAGAGCCCCCGCGTACTGGCGTTGCGCTCCCGGCGAGCCGCCATCCTCGTCATCGGCGGAGACTTCCGACGGGCGCTACCCGAGTTCGACGCCCTCGCGGCCGCCTACGCCCGCACCGCCGGCCCGACCAGCGAGGACGCCCTGGAGTGCCTGCGTCAGGCAGCGCACTGCCGAGCCGAACTCGGCCAGACCACTGCGGCTCTGCGTCAGTTCCGGCAGGTGCTGGCCCACGTACGCGCCGCCTCCGGCGACGCCTCCCCCACCGCCCTCGAACTGCGCCGCAACATCGGCATGGTGTTGCTCTCCGAAGGCAAGGCGGCCGAGGCCGTCGACGAACTGCGGCCGTTGCACGACGACCTCTGCGTCGTCTACGGCCCCGACCATGAGGAGACCCAGGAGGTCGCCGAGGTGCTCGCCCGGCTCCGGTTCACTCGCTGACCGGATGCAAGGAAGGGACCCTTCCTATACACGAGGCGTTAGTAGGGGTCCCTTCCTTGCATCCGTCAGTCGGCCCGCTGGCTCACAACCAGTCGTGTTCGCGGGCGTAGCGGGCCGCCTCGTGGCGGGTCCGGGTCTGCGTCTTGCGCATCGCGTTGGAGAGATAGTTGCGTACGGTTCCGGGCGCGAGGTGCAGTCGGGCGGCGATGTCGGCGACCGAGTAGCCCTCCCCGGTGACCCGCAGCACGTCGGCCTCCCGTTCGGTCAGGGGGCAGTCCTCGGTGATGGCCAGCGCGGACACGTCCGGGTCGATCCAGCGTCTGCCCGCGTGCAGCGTGGCCACGACCGAGGTGATGTGGGCCGGTTCGGCGGACTTGCTGACGAAGCCCTGGACGCCGAGCCGCAGCGCCTTGCGCAGCACGCCGGGGCGGGCGTGCCGGGTCAGCATGAGGACCACCTGGTCCGGGAGCGAACGACGGATCTGCGCGACCGCGCCGAGGCCGTCCACGCCGGGCATCTCCAGGTCGATGACCAGTACGTCGGGCCGGTGCCGCAGGGTGGCCTCGACTGCTGACTGGCCGTCGTGCGCCTCGGCCAGGACGGTGATGTCACCCTCCAGCGGCAGCAGTGCGGCCAGGGCCGTACGCAGCAGCACCTCGTCGTCGGCGAGCACGATGGTGGTCATCCGTCGTCCCTGCCCGCAGTCGACGGGGTTCCGGCGTGCGCCGTCGGGAACGTCGCGGCGGTCCGGAACCGCCCGTCCTGCTGTCGCACGGTCAACTCACCTCCGTCGTCCGCCACCCGCTGACCGAGGACGGACAGCCCGCTGAGTTCGGCGGGTCCGTCCCCGGTCACACCGTCGTTGACGATGGTGATGCCCGACTCGGAGAGCGTGATCTGCACCTGGGTCGCCTGCGCGTGCCGCAGGATGTTGGTGGTCGTCTCGCGGAGCACCTGACCGAGCAGCTCACCGGCACGGGAGTCGACCTCGGCCTCCCGGGTCACCCGGACCCGGATGCCGGCGGCCTCGAACAGGTTCTTCGCGTTCTCGATCTCCGCGGTGAGGTTGAGCCGCCGTTGCGCGTGGGCGAGTTCCTTGGTCTGGGCGATGGTGTCGCTGACCAGCGCGTACGTCTCCCGCAGTTCCTTCTCCGCCCGTGCGGTGTCGCGGACCAGCAGTTTCTGCGCCAGCGCGATCTTCAGCTTGACCACGTGCAGGGTGTGGCCCTGGATGTCGTGCAGGTCGCTGGCGAAGCGGAAGCGTTCCCGCACGACCGCCAGCTCCGCCTCGCGTTCCCGGGTCTGTTCGAGTTCCCGGATCAGGTCGTAGAACCGCTCGCCCACCACCGTCATCAGCGTCACGACGACGGTGAGGACGGCCGGGACGAGGACGTAGGCGACCAGGACCTGGCGTACGTCGTCCCGCTCCACCAGGAGTCGTGTCGCACCGACGGCGGCGACGTAGGCCACCAACGCGACCGCCGCCAGGATGCGCCGACGCACCTCGCGCAGGGCGAGGGAGCCCACGGCGCAGACCCCCCACCAGGCGTTCGGGCTGCCGGTGACCAGCGCGCCGATCTTGCAGTCACCACCCCAGTATCCGGCAGTGACCGGCCCCGACCAGTGACACCGTGTCACATCCGGTCATGACGTGGTCGCACTGACGGGTGACGACGATCGACGCTGTCATGGATGCATGTCCAACACACCAGTCATCGACGTTGAACGGCTGAACCTCGCCTACGGCGACTTCCACGCCGTGAAGGACGTCTCCTTCCAGGTGCGGCGCGGGAAGCTCTACGCGCTGCTCGGCACCAACGGGGCCGGGAAAACCTCGACCCTGGAGGTCGTCGAGGGGCACCGGAAGCCGACCTCCGGCACCGTGCGTGTCTTCGGGCACAGCCCGCAGGACCGCCGCGCCGTACGTCCCGGGATGGCTGGGCGACGGTGGACCGGATGCGGGAGAACGGTGCCACCATCGTGCTGACCACCCACTATCTGGAGGAGGCGCAGCAGCGCGCCGATCGCATCGGGTTGATGCACCAGGGCCGCCTGCACCGTGAGGGCAGCGTCACCGAACTGACCCGTACCCTGCCGGCGGTCATCCGCTTCACCCTGCCCCCCGGCGGTGCCGGCGCTGCCGCTGCCGGCTGTCGTCGACGCCGACGGCACGGTCGTGGCCGAGACCTTCGCCCTGCAGAAGGACCTGCACCTCCTGCTGCGGTGGGCCGAGGACCACGCCGTGGAGCTGCGGGACCTCACGGCCGGGCCGACCCGGCTCGACGACGTGTTCCGCGCCCTCGGCAGCTGATCCGCCCCTTCGACAGGAGTGTCACCATGTTGTCCATCGCGTCCAGCGAGCTGATCCAGATCTTCCGCAACCGGCTGGTCCTGATCACCAGCCTCATCGTCCCGGTCGCGGTCTGTGTGTTCTTCGTCCGCCAGCACGAGACCTTCGCCGCCATCGGCAGCCTCGGCTACATCGCCGCGATCGTGATGTTCACGGTGGCCGCGTTCGGGCTCTACGCCACCGCCGTCACCACCCTGGCCTCGCGGCGGCAGAACCTGTTCCTCAAGCGGTTGCGTTCCACCGCCGAGGGCGACGCCGGCATCCTCGCCGGCCTGTTGCTGCCCGTCGTCGTCCTCGCCGCGGTGCAGGTGACCGCGATCCTGATCGCACTGGCCGTCGTCGCCGGTCAGCCGTCCGACATCCTCCTGCTCGTGGTGGCGACCATCGCCACCCTGGCCATGATGGTCGGCCTGGCGCTGGCCACCGCAGGACTGACGAACTCACCCGAGCACGCCCAGGTCACCACGCTTCCCGTCACCCTCGGCGTGATCGGCGTGGCAAGCTGGGTGGGCATCACCGGCACGGCGGACCTCGCCTGGCTCAGACGGCTGCTGCCCGGCGGCGCGGCCACCGAGCTGACCATGAACGCCTGGAACGGCGGCGTCGCCGTGACCGACTCCCTGCTCCTGCTCGCGCCCACGCTGGGCTGGGTCGCCGTCGCCGTCGCCCTCGCCACCCGACTCCTCCGTTGGGAGCCCCGCCGATGAGCATCGACACGTTCTCAGCTCTCCCTTTCCGGCTGGTCGGTGATCTCGCCGGTGACGGTGTCGGTGCTGAATCGGTGCCGGGACAGCACGGCAGCACGGGCGATGACCATGCCGCCGACGGCCGATGTCGCCAGTTGCAGGACGATGGCGATGATCGCCTTGACCGTGTTCGGCAGGTGGGGGGCGATGAGGGCCGCTCCGGCGACGATGAAGGTGACACCGAGTCCGGCGGCGGTGGCCACGGCCGAGGTGCGGGTGTAGGGGTCGGGCAGGCGGTGCAGGCCGATGGCCGCGGCGACGAAGATGGCCGCGCCGAGGAGCGCGAGGACCTGTCCCACGATCTCCAGGGTCATCGGCGTCCGTTCGCGATCGCGCGGGCCAGGGAGACGGCGGCGAGGAACGCCACCAGGGTGGCGACCAGGACGAGGTCGAAGGTGCCCTGGCGGTGGGTTCTGACGCCGATCAGGGCGATGAGGCCGACGACGGCGAAGGTAAGCAGGTCGGCGGCGATGGCGCGATCGGCGGGTGTGGGCCCGCGGGCGATGCGGTAGGCCGACACGAGGAAGGCGAATCCGCAGCCGGCGATGGCGATGTCCAGAATGATCATGGTGGGTCTCCGAGGCTCATGGCGAGGAGCATGCGTCGTTCCATGTCGCGGAGGTCGGTCAGGGCGCTCTCGGTGTCCGGGTGGTACATGGAATGCACGAGCAGCGCCTGACCGTCCTGGTCGTGGGCGACCACGCCGAGGGTGAGGGTTCCGGGCGTGAGGGTGATCAGCACACCGATGAGCGCGACGTGGAGGTCGTTGCGGGAGTCCAGCGGCATGCGCACCACGCGGGGGGTGGTGGCCAGGCCCGGGGTGAGGATGTCGGCCAGGATCGTCCAGGAGGACCGCACGATCTGGCCGGCGAACCAGAGCGCGAACAGCACAAGCCGGATCGGGAGGGTGAGTAGGCGTGTCATCGCCGTACCGCCTCAAGGTAGGAGGTGGTGTCGAGCAGGCCGTCGGCGGCGGTGGAGGCCAGGCCGAGCAGGACCTCACCGCCGAGGCCGAGGCCGACGGTGACGGCCGCCAGGATCGCGGCCGGTACGGCCAGGCTGGTCTTGACCCTGGTGCGCTCGGCGGTGAGCAGTTGTCCGGTGCCGGCGGCCGGGTCGTCGGGGCTGTCCGGTGCGGCGGGCGCGGCGAACACCGCGTTCCAGATCTTCAGCATCGACAACAGGGTGATCAGGCTGACCGCGAGCGCGATGACGACCACTGCGAGGTGGCCCGCGTCGGCGGCGGCCATGATGAGGGTCAGTTTGGCCACGAACCCCGACAGCGGTGGCAGGCCGGCCAACGACAGTGCGGCGAGACCGAAGCTGACTGCGAGCACGGGTTCGCGGCGGACGATCCCTCGGAGCCGGTCGAGTCGGCCGGTGCCGTAGTGGGTCTCGATCGCGCCGGTGGACAGGAACAGCGACGCTTTGACGATCATGTGATGCAGCAGGTAGAAGATCCCGGCGGTCAGTCCGGCGGGGGTGAACAGGGCCACCCCGAGCAGGATGTAGCCGATCTGGCTGACCATGTGGAAGGCGAGGATCGAACGCATGGTGTCCGCGCCGACCGCGGCCAGCACGCCGACGAGCATCGTCGCGCTGAACACGACGAGGCCGATCCACAGGTAGCGCTGGTC from Micromonospora craniellae encodes the following:
- a CDS encoding ABC transporter permease, producing MLSIASSELIQIFRNRLVLITSLIVPVAVCVFFVRQHETFAAIGSLGYIAAIVMFTVAAFGLYATAVTTLASRRQNLFLKRLRSTAEGDAGILAGLLLPVVVLAAVQVTAILIALAVVAGQPSDILLLVVATIATLAMMVGLALATAGLTNSPEHAQVTTLPVTLGVIGVASWVGITGTADLAWLRRLLPGGAATELTMNAWNGGVAVTDSLLLLAPTLGWVAVAVALATRLLRWEPRR
- a CDS encoding ATP-binding cassette domain-containing protein, with protein sequence MSNTPVIDVERLNLAYGDFHAVKDVSFQVRRGKLYALLGTNGAGKTSTLEVVEGHRKPTSGTVRVFGHSPQDRRAVRPGMAGRRWTGCGRTVPPSC
- a CDS encoding monovalent cation/H+ antiporter complex subunit F yields the protein MIILDIAIAGCGFAFLVSAYRIARGPTPADRAIAADLLTFAVVGLIALIGVRTHRQGTFDLVLVATLVAFLAAVSLARAIANGRR
- a CDS encoding response regulator transcription factor, whose product is MTTIVLADDEVLLRTALAALLPLEGDITVLAEAHDGQSAVEATLRHRPDVLVIDLEMPGVDGLGAVAQIRRSLPDQVVLMLTRHARPGVLRKALRLGVQGFVSKSAEPAHITSVVATLHAGRRWIDPDVSALAITEDCPLTEREADVLRVTGEGYSVADIAARLHLAPGTVRNYLSNAMRKTQTRTRHEAARYAREHDWL
- a CDS encoding Na+/H+ antiporter subunit E → MTRLLTLPIRLVLFALWFAGQIVRSSWTILADILTPGLATTPRVVRMPLDSRNDLHVALIGVLITLTPGTLTLGVVAHDQDGQALLVHSMYHPDTESALTDLRDMERRMLLAMSLGDPP
- a CDS encoding sensor histidine kinase; translated protein: MTRCHWSGPVTAGYWGGDCKIGALVTGSPNAWWGVCAVGSLALREVRRRILAAVALVAYVAAVGATRLLVERDDVRQVLVAYVLVPAVLTVVVTLMTVVGERFYDLIRELEQTREREAELAVVRERFRFASDLHDIQGHTLHVVKLKIALAQKLLVRDTARAEKELRETYALVSDTIAQTKELAHAQRRLNLTAEIENAKNLFEAAGIRVRVTREAEVDSRAGELLGQVLRETTTNILRHAQATQVQITLSESGITIVNDGVTGDGPAELSGLSVLGQRVADDGGELTVRQQDGRFRTAATFPTAHAGTPSTAGRDDG
- a CDS encoding cation:proton antiporter translates to MTLEIVGQVLALLGAAIFVAAAIGLHRLPDPYTRTSAVATAAGLGVTFIVAGAALIAPHLPNTVKAIIAIVLQLATSAVGGMVIARAAVLSRHRFSTDTVTGEITDQPERES